Proteins encoded together in one Salmo salar chromosome ssa08, Ssal_v3.1, whole genome shotgun sequence window:
- the LOC106609985 gene encoding uncharacterized protein, which yields MATPNLQRPMALPVRLQHCLSGDPPIPVLYDLTFLNATHASLLAVKDPESTRASHFTVTVLNGSDGKRVPLVLKSTDTIGKLQKSFLQKRPDLTGSLNLAYNGKPVQGHQSLGELGVKDGATFITFQRCHGG from the exons ATGGCAACACCAAATCTACAACGGCCAATG gccTTACCTGTTAGACTCCAGCATTGCCTCAGTGGAGACCCTCCGATCCCTGTTCTGTACGATCTAACATTCCTGAACGCAACTCACGCCTCTCTGCTTGCTGTCAAAGACCCTGAATCGACCCGAGCCTCCCATTTCACTGTCACCGTGCTCAACGGATCAGATGGCAAAAGAGTCCCATTGGTCCTCAAGAGCACAGACACCATCGGCAAACTTCAGAAGAGTTTCCTACAGAAGCGGCCTGACCTGACGGGAAGCCTGAACCTCGCCTACAACGGCAAGCCCGTCCAAGGGCACCAAAGCCTGGGAGAGCTAGGGGTGAAGGATGGGGCTACTTTCATCACCTTTCAGAGGTGTCATGGAGGGTAG